In the genome of Lactuca sativa cultivar Salinas chromosome 3, Lsat_Salinas_v11, whole genome shotgun sequence, the window gtttataacccgtgagaaccacggttacaaatttaattaaatagtaaaaaactcaaaattattaatcacttaaataaattattaattaagagatttttttagttatataaaattataatcattgatttaaataaatatgtaaaattatattactttataatttgtattaattttattttaattttattctaatgttattaatttaatgtaattagagtgaaaaatttaaaatttaaaatttaaaatttaaacttGTATAATCAATAAGTTGATAATtggcatgcattaattaggagataTAATAGGGTGACATATGGCAAaaaaaaatatgcattaattataagGCCTAATATgttgacacatgtcaaaaggagaataaaactattcttttattagatagggatatatatatatatatatatatatatatatatatatatatatatatatatatatataaaatttatttgaagaaaacttatatttatttattaaaaaactcaaaataaagatatttttttaataaaaaacacaataatGATAATGTATATATTCTATATAACTTATGAGAGATTTGTTGATTTTTCGCAATAAGTGTATTTGTATGCCAAATGTTACCTCATTGTTGAATTTTTAGATCTTGGGTGTAAAATGTTTACCATAAAACTACAACTTACCAAATATAATTTCACATTCGAACAACACCTTAAAAAATAATGCATATCAAAGGTTGTTATTACCACCACCCTTTGCCACCAATAACACCATCTTCACCACAAAACATCGATAACCCCCATCAGCACCATCTCCGACTCACCTTCTGCATTCTTCATCTCCGACCCACCATCATTACCATTGTTCACCTACTGGTTTTTCTCGTCACAACATTCTAAAAAGCCCAAAACGACAAAAGTTACATAAATATGAGCCATTAATAAACACAATTTTGGACTTAGGACATTACCACACATTTCATGTAAATATGAGGGTTTTTACGGCAACAACGCTAATATAAGAGCtacaataattataaaaacacatgGTAAATACAAATAATATGATTGTTGTTGATTTGTCGTAAGAATTGCGTTTCTAGGCCACATATATATAATGAGaaaattattttatgtttttaataaCTAAATATAAGATTTATTCGAATAAATttagtatatataaaaaaatcattaGAAAAGTCCTTAACCTTTGACATTATTAACGAAAAGTAATCcatgattttttattatttatttatttattattgttattattattattattttgcaatTTAACCCTTAAAAGTAGCATTAAACCAGTTACAAgggttgttttttattttttaatttaacccTTAAAACTGATACTAAATCGATTTCAGgggttaaattgtaaaaaaataacCAAGAATGACTTTTTTGTCAATAGAGCCAAaatataaagatttttttttatatatttcattTAAACTAATAAGTAATATATTACATATAAACCATATATTGATGAATTTACAATCGTCAACTATTCCATTTGACATATTTACATGTCCAATATCACCATGTCATAAATAATTCACCAATTCATCATGGTAGACTACTTCTCAAACCATTTTGCTATAGTTACATAAAACTTATAAGTTTCCATAACGCCATCACATTGGTTTCTTACGTTATGATCACGAGTTTTTCAAAGTCATGGAGCAGTTCATACATAGCTTTTgttcaagtttttttttatttcatatctGATTGATCAACATTATAGTCTTTTTAGACCACACTTTATAACGTTTAATCTTGTACCACGTATATAATATGGTTGCTACCCACCACCCCATGACGACCAAGGAATGTATGCCATCTCTAACCTTGTTGTGGACTCATCTCCGTAGCTTGATACAATTTGCTTCCGTTTGTTTCTTTAGTTTGTTTTTCAAGGAAATTTCCTTAACGAGGGTTTTCGTGTTAACTTTTGTGCACCGACTAATCCCTTTCTGCGAATATAAGAATATGTCTTATGTGCTAGAGTCAGTGCAGATGAACTGAGTAATGTTAGGATTTGACTACTAGTCAATAAATTATCACTATATCTTCCGTATATTTTACCAAATCACTATAACCCAAAGGTTAGTTTCTTTCACGCTCTCATCAATCTGAGTCTGGGTTTGGATTTTGTTATGATTAGTTTACATTTAATTGTTGAGATTTTCGTTGAAAGTATTATATTTAGAGTTTATTGAGAAGGGAGAAGAAAAATATCATAGAGACAATGACAAACCTGTCACAAACATACTTTTTGCAATTTTATAAGAAAAaaccaataataataatagtaacaataataagaataataaaataAGGGAACATTTTTACAGATTACTCAATTGAATAATATAGTTATGAGACAAATAAACTATgggaaaaatggtcttttagcggCGAAACAAAAGAGTGATTAGTGGTAAATTAGGCAACATGTGGTGGTCATGTGGGACCTATTAAAGCATTAAAAAGAGGAAAGCACTAAGATCCGGGAAGGCCCACATGTAAAACGAACCCGATATAAATGTTGCACCTAAATGTTGTTTTTCTGTATCATGGTAGTATGATCTATGTATATTTAGTCTTTAAAATTGCGAACTTTAATGTAAAAGTTTTTTATTTAGATCATGAAAATTTCTCATTTTTAATGTACTCATTGGAAAAGAATTATTAAACTTGGGTAATTTATCAAAGAAACATTGAGGACAAGGTGCCTAACTCCTTTTTTCGTTAAAGCAAGTATCCATCCTTACTATGCTTTCGTTTTCCATGTTTGTTATTTGTTCATTTGTTATCTTGCAAGAGAAGAAATGTTACAACTaatgttattttatattttattaattttagggTTAACAttgcttttaaaaaaaaatagaaacaaaCTATTTCGATGGCTTTTGTTGACCAAGTTGTCAACAAACTGATTCCATTaaatataaacatttttttttgttttttttacctGTTCCTAAAAACTTTAACTAGTTCTAACTTCTATAACTTTAAACAAATTTGGCTCGATAAGAATCAATCTCGGTTTTACTTGTTAACATCCCTGCATGAGTGTATGTGTTGAACATTAATCTACAATCGATTATATAATTatgtattttaaaaatattatacaCAATAATAGAAAGTTAACACGGAAATAAAAATACACTccggaaataaaaacacattatTATATTATGTTTTACCATGTTTAAAAGACAAGAAGTCGGtctcataatataaacaaaacttacatcaCCGAAACAACTAAAATCCCACTTTCgtattttctatatatttttttaggTTTCTTTTCGGCTTTTTTGACCAAGTTTTACTATGGATTAGACGCATTTTCTTCTGTTTCAAAAAGTAATATTTGTTTATAAATGGTCATTAAAAATCGGGGATAGTTGTTTAATTTTATGATTTATTATAATAtactttgaatttaattttattattttatttaataaaatatatatttttatgtattgaaCTATTGATTATTGATCATAAAGATCGCTATTTTTTATTACGCATTTATACATTAAaagttgatgatattattttagaAAAGACAAATAAAACCCATAAATCTTCTTATATACCTTTCTTCTCTGTAATCTGTACACTCCTGCATTCACACAGCCTCCCTTACCCGCCTTTTCGCTTCTTCGCCTCCATCACCCATGTGCGATCACACCCTCATCTCATCCCGATCTCTCACTCTCTCTATATATACACAATTTCTATACGTATACGTCGGCTTAGAAGACTAATGTGAAAGACGAGCTTTCGTCATGTTTCGTGTTTTCTTTCCGTAATTCAATCATACAAATGGATTTCAAGACTATCAAGAATTTGGGGTTCCTTTGATTTCTTCACTGAAATTTTCAACTTCAAACATCATCAGCACCTGAAGGAAGAATGGTGAAGAACCCCTTGTCTTTATTGTTCTTCATCGTCTTCATCACCTCTGTTTCACCTCTCTCCGTACAATCAGAAGATCAATCCAAGTTTATATTAGGTTTGCTCCCTTTATATGATCTTTTTAATGCTTATTGATATGTCGGTTCTGGGTTTTTTTTCGTGTTTGCGGAATTCAACATGTTTCACCAACAAAGAAATCATCTTTAATCGAATTTCTGAATTTTCTAAAAATGGGGTTAAGGATTCAAGGTTCTTGTTGAATTTTTCTTCGAAATTGAGAATGTTTCGTAAACTGATAGGTCACTTTCTGGTCATACTTTACTTCCTGTTCATGTTTTCCATCATTAAAGTTCATTAATATGATTTATGAAGATTATAAATTTTGGTGAGTTTTGGAATTGGGGTTTTTCATTTTTGCTGTTTTGTTGTTTGGAGTTTGGTGATTATGTCTGTTTCTAATTGGATGAATGTAATGTAGACACATTGGGTCAATTTCTGTTagtgtatatatagttaggcccTTAAAAGTTAAAACCAGTCTAACTAGTAGCACCACCCTAAATGGCACACCACCCACCCGGCGGCGCTGCTCCTAACTCCCGTCGCAGTCGTAGCCCACTCGGCCTAATTCCGGCTGCTCTATCTGTCGCAGTCACCGGTATTCCTGTTTTGCTCGACGGAGCTACAGATTATCCGATGCATACCATCAACCGTCGTTCTCCAAACTTGTTCATCCCTGACAGCCAGATGATGTTCAATATGCTGAGTGTTTGTGATCATATGATGATATCTACTGAAGAATTCTTAAATTCTAACCCTGGGTGGATACCAATTGTCTCACAGCTCTACGTCTCTGTTTTATGGGTCGTTCATATTCTCAGAGTCTTTGCTAAATATGGATATGGAGGAGCTATCATCCATAACTCAATTCGTGATTACTTTGTCGGATACGAGGAGTGTATGATTCCGGGTCCTCTCGTTCCTTTCTTTCAATCCATCGCCGCCGTCAAGGGCCCTTTTGACTGGATCGGCGATATCCTCCCTTGTTTTCCAAGCTTTCATGAATTCTGGGATAACACCACCAGATCCCCATCTCACAACTACGCAAGACAGATACCTTTTCCTGCTCTCATGCTCGATCAACTCGCCAGATTCGGAGCTTCTGTTCCTGAAACCGATCAAGACTCTAATTACACCACATTTCAATGGTATTCAAACgtcttcaacatcgattttaaaGATGCTGAAAACCTCTACTTTGTCGGACCTCAAACCTGTGGTTCTCTGTATGTAACTCAGTCACAATACGACAATGCTCGCAGATTCTGGGCTTCAAGACTTGGTAATTTTACACGACTCAACTTTAATCCTAACCAACCCAACTTGACAAACTTCGAACAAGTTTTGGGTTTTACCATACAAAATGGAACCAATCAATTTTCATGGTTCCCAGTAGTAGCCATGGTCATGGGAAACTACACCCGCTACTTTAAAGAGTCTGTTCCCCTAAAGTCCATCGACATCGCCGGAATCGGTTCCACAGCCATCCATGGCCACCCAAAACGATCTGCAACCGTGTCACAGTGGCTGTACCCGCCTGATAACCATATCACTCCTTTTACCTCCACTCGATTCGAACCACTGCGACCAATTCCGTATGACTTAGATGTTACTTTCTCCCATGCCCACCATGGGATTGAAAAACTAGCTGAACGATATGCCAACATCGCCTTTACGAATATCAATTGGTCCAAAATTGACAACGACAATGACAAGTTTATCGGCGTTGAAGAGAACGCCCCCTTTTACACCGGAGATTATTGGAAGATGCTTCCTCATCGATCAACCTGCCCTGTTTCAGCCTTTTCAGTCTCTTCTCTTTATACTAATGTCGTTGCTTCCAGATATCACGTTAACTATCTTTAGCTTTAGGTCGTTAGTTTCCAGTCATTTCGTTTCTTGTACTGAAATCAACATTAACAACGAATATGATGCTTTTGTTGAATTTTAACATTTCTGCATTATGTTAATACGCAATTCCTATGCGAAATTAAATCTTTTAATCATAGGGAAAGATAACTTCGGCCATTGGAGAAACGGGATCTTAAGCTCAACGCCTGCAACTGAAGCTCCTTCTCCCTCCaactatccatccaacacacttgTATTAGCAGGATCAAGAACAAAAAGACCCGACATTCTTAACCATTTCAAACATTATCAAGCTGGATGGGACATTACCAATAAACATTACTGGGCTGTAAGTTTAAAGATTCATAAATTTAGTCTCAATTCATACATTCAAATATCCAAATTTTCAAGCTTTTAGTGAAATTATCAACAGTCTGTTGGATTTACAGGCGTTGCTGCTTTCATTCTTGCAATATTATGGTTCGTGTCCTTTGGATTGGCCATGATCATACACCATTGTTGTGGATGGAGAATAGACATTAAAGGCCAACAATCACACAGCTCTCAAAGGCTTTGCTTGATTCTACTTCTTGTTTTCACATGTGCTTCAGCGTAAGTTTTTTATATTATGTCAACtttattattgatttttattGTGAATTTTGGTAACAATCATGTTGCTACACAGGATTGGTTGCATACTTCTTTCAGTGGGACAAGATCAATTTCATGGGAAAGCCATGGACACGTTGAATTATGTTGTAAACCAATCAGATTACACTGTTCAAACACTTGTAAATGTCACGGGGTATTTGTCATTAGCAAAAACTGTAAATGTTGCCCAAGTTTTTCTTCCTTCAGATGTGAAAGATGATATTGACCACTTGAATGTTGACTTAAACAATGCTGCAAATACATTGAGGCTGAAAACGAATCAAAACTCACATACGATTAAAACCGTTTTTGATACAGTGTATGATTCCATTTCCTCCTATGAGTACAAGATTATTATCCGATTtatgttaaattttgaaaaagtttctgATTCTTTGTGTGTTTCAGGCGATTATCAATGATTGCTGTTGCTGTAGTGATGCTTCTTGTTTCACTTTTAGGCCTTTGTAAGTATGCATTAAAAGCATGAATCTACTTACTTCCATTCATAACATGATTGTTTTTTGGCTTGTGTTTTATGATTTTCATTGTGTTTTCCCTCGTTTTATTGCAGTTTTGTCTATCCTTGGTCACAAGAACACAATCTACATGTAAAGTTACTTTCTTTTTTCGTTTTATGGACTTGTTTTTTAAGGGTATAATTGTAATTAACTCATCGTATCTCTTTATGCAGATTCATTATCAGTGGATGGCTACTTGTTGCAGTTGCCTTCATTCTATGTGGAGCCTTTGTGATTATCAACAAGTAAGACGGATATCAGTTTAAAATtacataaagttccaaactttctTGTTTCGGCGATGTGTTAAGTTAAAATTACGAAATTGCCCATTACCAAACTAATGCGctaatgtgtttttttttcagtGCAATCACGGACACTTGTATGGCAATGGGTCAATGGGTGGATAATCCACATGCCGAAACTGCCCTTAGCAACATCCTTCCTTGTGTCGATCAAGCAACTACTAATGACACATTGTATAAGAGCAAATTAGTGGTTAATGATATTACAAATATCATCAATGGATTCATAGGTTCTTTTGCCAATTCAAATGCGCCACCTGGAGGGAACTCTAATTACTATAACCAATCTGGACCTTTGATGCCATATCTTTGCTATCCGTATGACTCTCAACTGCACGAACTGGAATGTCCCCCCCAATTGGTTTCAATGGCAAACGCTTCTGTGGTACGTGAATTTGACCTTTTAAGGTCAATTTTGACCAACTTTCATCTTCCGAATTTGTGTGAATTTTGTTATGAATTGAATCCCTAAAAATATCGAGGTGTTTCTTTTGTTATAGTGTTTAATTTGGTTATGGTTACGAACCTTAGTATTATGTAACTTTGTACCTTTGAAAAACACCCAATTTTGTATTTGAAGTTCTAGTACATCCCGCAAGTTTTATTCCTGGAAGTAATTCTATAGGGACTTGTATCTCATGCATTGGGCTTTGTACATTTCTCAAGATTCAACCTTTTTAGCTCCCTATTCAACTTGGATACCTTTGTACATTTATCAAGATTTGAAACACCCATTTTTGCATTTGGGGTTCTAAATAGATAGGCAAAATCTTTTTCCTGGAAGTGTGATCGTGTAGTGACTTGTACCTCGTGCATCGATAGTTGTACATTTTCCAGATTTTGACTAACTTGACTTATGGATTTACAGGTGTGGCAGAACTACATTTGCAGTGTGTCAGAATCAGGTTATTGCAGGAGCACAGGAAGATTGACACCAGAGATGTATCAGGAACTGGTTGGAGCAGTGAACATAAGCTATGCCCTGCAACACTATGCACCACCATTGCTCAGCCTTCAAGACTGCAATTTTGTACGTGAAACATTCAGAATCATCACCTCCGATCATTGTCCTCCATTAGAAGATCGTCTTCGAATGGTGAATGCAGGGTTGGCTCTTGTTTCTGTAGGAGTGATGCTTAGTCTTGCACTTTGGATTATGTATGCAAACCGGCCTCAAAGGGAGGAAGTGTTTGGAAAGATCTCGTGTAAAATGATGGGCAAATGCAATGGTAGTAATATGAGCATTGGTGTAGAATCCAGAAGTATGAAAATGGCAAGAGGTGAAGTTTAAGATGTTAGGAAAGTTGGGTTATGATGGTATTaggttttatatatatacatatatagagtAATGTGATACGGGGTTTTTCGTTTTGATCTTCCCCTTTCCCTGCCAGATTCAATATGGAGCGAAGCACCATTTTGGATTTTGAGCTGGCgtataatgtgtaatcatatatggTTCTTGTTTGAATTCGTTGTCATAAATCATAAATTTCCATATTTAGAGGTTGTTAACTAAATTTGTTAATGAATTGACAtaaatgtttgtttttattttgttatacctTTTAGCTACTAAGTGAGCCTTATATACTTCTCAATAGTACCATTAGGTCCAAACTTCTTCTAGAATATCCATTAATATCTAACTGGTGTTTGTCTAGGAGGCAAATATATCAATTTCCAAGTGTTTTTCAAAAATATGGAGTCGATTCCACTTTTGATTGCCTCATTCTAATAAAAAGCTTTAAATGAATTCATAAATTC includes:
- the LOC111912586 gene encoding uncharacterized protein LOC111912586 isoform X2 codes for the protein MVKNPLSLLFFIVFITSVSPLSVQSEDQSKFILGKDNFGHWRNGILSSTPATEAPSPSNYPSNTLVLAGSRTKRPDILNHFKHYQAGWDITNKHYWASVGFTGVAAFILAILWFVSFGLAMIIHHCCGWRIDIKGQQSHSSQRLCLILLLVFTCASAIGCILLSVGQDQFHGKAMDTLNYVVNQSDYTVQTLVNVTGYLSLAKTVNVAQVFLPSDVKDDIDHLNVDLNNAANTLRLKTNQNSHTIKTVFDTVRLSMIAVAVVMLLVSLLGLFLSILGHKNTIYIFIISGWLLVAVAFILCGAFVIINNAITDTCMAMGQWVDNPHAETALSNILPCVDQATTNDTLYKSKLVVNDITNIINGFIGSFANSNAPPGGNSNYYNQSGPLMPYLCYPYDSQLHELECPPQLVSMANASVVWQNYICSVSESGYCRSTGRLTPEMYQELVGAVNISYALQHYAPPLLSLQDCNFVRETFRIITSDHCPPLEDRLRMVNAGLALVSVGVMLSLALWIMYANRPQREEVFGKISCKMMGKCNGSNMSIGVESRSMKMARGEV
- the LOC111912586 gene encoding uncharacterized protein LOC111912586 isoform X1, encoding MAHHPPGGAAPNSRRSRSPLGLIPAALSVAVTGIPVLLDGATDYPMHTINRRSPNLFIPDSQMMFNMLSVCDHMMISTEEFLNSNPGWIPIVSQLYVSVLWVVHILRVFAKYGYGGAIIHNSIRDYFVGYEECMIPGPLVPFFQSIAAVKGPFDWIGDILPCFPSFHEFWDNTTRSPSHNYARQIPFPALMLDQLARFGASVPETDQDSNYTTFQWYSNVFNIDFKDAENLYFVGPQTCGSLYVTQSQYDNARRFWASRLGKDNFGHWRNGILSSTPATEAPSPSNYPSNTLVLAGSRTKRPDILNHFKHYQAGWDITNKHYWASVGFTGVAAFILAILWFVSFGLAMIIHHCCGWRIDIKGQQSHSSQRLCLILLLVFTCASAIGCILLSVGQDQFHGKAMDTLNYVVNQSDYTVQTLVNVTGYLSLAKTVNVAQVFLPSDVKDDIDHLNVDLNNAANTLRLKTNQNSHTIKTVFDTVRLSMIAVAVVMLLVSLLGLFLSILGHKNTIYIFIISGWLLVAVAFILCGAFVIINNAITDTCMAMGQWVDNPHAETALSNILPCVDQATTNDTLYKSKLVVNDITNIINGFIGSFANSNAPPGGNSNYYNQSGPLMPYLCYPYDSQLHELECPPQLVSMANASVVWQNYICSVSESGYCRSTGRLTPEMYQELVGAVNISYALQHYAPPLLSLQDCNFVRETFRIITSDHCPPLEDRLRMVNAGLALVSVGVMLSLALWIMYANRPQREEVFGKISCKMMGKCNGSNMSIGVESRSMKMARGEV